CCATTTCAGCCGTTTCTTGATTACTGCTCCCGCCGTGGTTAACTTAGCAATACTTGCCTGCCCTGTTGCCTCGCAAACATGGCCCGGGAGTATGCCACGTCTTCCATCGCCACCATGATCGCAGCCAGCGCTGACGCGTTCCCGTCCAGGCCCGCCGTTATCGAATACGGGCCGGATGGACCAGCCGCGTCCTGGACATACGCCGAACTCCACGGCGCCGCCTGCAGGTTCGCCGCCCGGCTGAGAGCTGAACCGGCACTGGAACCGGGCGGGCGGGTAGTCGTCAGCGGACCCAACTCCGGCCGCTGGGTCGCCGCCTGCCTGGGAGTTCACCTGGCAGGGATGACTGTAGTGCCGATGGACACCGACTACAGCGACACGGACCGTGACAACATAGTCGCCTTTGTCGAGCCGTCAGCGGTGGTCTGCTCACCGACGCTGAAGGAGGGCTTCTCCCGCTGCCGGCTCGTGATCGATCTGGAAAGTATCGCTCCCGCCGACCTGCCCGGAGATTTCGCGCCAACGCCGCTGGCCGTCAACCGGCCGTTCTCGATCGTGTTCACCTCCGGCTCCACGGATACGCCCAAGGGAGTGATCCTCACCGAGGCCAATTTCCTGCACAATGTCACCATACTGCAGACGTTCGGTAAGATGATATCTTCCTCGGACAAAATGCTCTCGCTCCTGCCCCTGCATCACGTGTACGCCTTTACCGTCACCATGCTCCTGCCGCTCACCATCGGCGCCGGTGTCGTCTTTCCGGCCTCGCTCAAACCCGCCGATATCGGTTCGGCCGCGCGCGGCGAGCGGGTGACTATCATGGCGGTGGTGCCCCAGGTGATCAATTCGTTGCACAACCGGGTGATCCAGGAAGTCAAGACCCGCAGCCTGCCTGCGCAGGCGGTGTTCAAGCTGATGCTCGCTGTCGGGTCGATCGGGATCGAGCGGGGATGGCGTCCGGGCAGGTGGCTGTTCGCTAAAGTCCACCGGAGGTTCGGCAGACTGCGGTTTTTCGCCTGTGGAGGAGCCAAGCTGGACACCGAGGTGCACCGCACAGTTGCCGCCCTGGGCTTCAGGATCGTCGAGGCCTACGGACTCAGCGAAACCGCGCCGATTGTGACGATCAACCACCCGGACAGACCGGTATTCGGTTCGGTGGGCAAACCGGTCCCGGAAGTTGAGTTGAAACTGGCCGAGTCCGGCGGCGGGATCGAGGACCGCGAGGTCTGGGTGCGTGGACCCAACGTGATGGCCGGTTACTGGAAGCTGCCGGATGAAACCGCCAGGGCGTTCGAGGACGGCTGGTTCCGCACCGGCGACCTGGGCCGCCTGGACAGCGACGGAAACTTGTTCCTCACCGGCCGCAGCAAGGAAGTTATCGTGATGCCGTCGGGGAAAAATGTCTACCCGGGCGAAGTGGAGAAAATTTACGAACAGACCGACCTGGTGGAGGAAGTCTGTATCTGCCTGACCGTGCACGACGGGCGT
Above is a genomic segment from Candidatus Glassbacteria bacterium containing:
- a CDS encoding AMP-binding protein, with translation MAREYATSSIATMIAASADAFPSRPAVIEYGPDGPAASWTYAELHGAACRFAARLRAEPALEPGGRVVVSGPNSGRWVAACLGVHLAGMTVVPMDTDYSDTDRDNIVAFVEPSAVVCSPTLKEGFSRCRLVIDLESIAPADLPGDFAPTPLAVNRPFSIVFTSGSTDTPKGVILTEANFLHNVTILQTFGKMISSSDKMLSLLPLHHVYAFTVTMLLPLTIGAGVVFPASLKPADIGSAARGERVTIMAVVPQVINSLHNRVIQEVKTRSLPAQAVFKLMLAVGSIGIERGWRPGRWLFAKVHRRFGRLRFFACGGAKLDTEVHRTVAALGFRIVEAYGLSETAPIVTINHPDRPVFGSVGKPVPEVELKLAESGGGIEDREVWVRGPNVMAGYWKLPDETARAFEDGWFRTGDLGRLDSDGNLFLTGRSKEVIVMPSGKNVYPGEVEKIYEQTDLVEEVCICLTVHDGREHLTAVVVPSLESIRRRKVSSIFSEVKFELENVGLRLPSYQRVTRIVLTRDPLPRTRLGKLQRFKVIQRIEQEPAGGTEAESAAEGDPGDRLLSFTGQRLKLDKIPTGRENLETDLGLDSLSKLDFISAAEDEFGLSLSDEEAATLFVLDDFRQFIERDSAEAETVATLPEKPLEQLVDMGDSRFWNVVRWWARLKLRITLGLFFRAGTTGVENLPKDRPFLLAPNHVSYADGLVVHIMVPGWLSRRMFSVATAEIFDRWPFAQISFRGRIIKTGTLETAARSLQNTLRLLELGYPVCVFPEGRRSIDGRVDEPKPGLGLLAEKAGVPVVPVYLDGTNAFLSRSNPGFHFSRLQVNFLPPIAPSGGKDNILEQWYRALSDAEAENERS